DNA from Pomacea canaliculata isolate SZHN2017 linkage group LG9, ASM307304v1, whole genome shotgun sequence:
atttaaaacaaGACACTTAAACCCGTTGCCGCCACCAGCTGCTGGGTAAATACCTCAGCGGTACACAGAGATGTTACCAGTCCTGTTTGTCTTCTACCCCTTGTGATAACAAACTCACAGTCACATGTACAGTGTCTACAGCCATGTGTACACAGTCACATACACAATGTCTACAATGTCTGAATTGTGTACACAGTCACATACACAATGTTTACAGTGTCTACAGACATGAGTACACAGTCTGcacacagtcacatacacaATGTCTACAATGTCTGAATTGTGTACACAGTCGCATACACAATGTTTACAGTGTCTCCAGTCATGTGTACACAGTCTGCCCACAGTCACATACACAATGTCTACACAGTGTCTACAGACATGAGTAAAGTCACATACACAATGTCTACAGACATGAGTACACAGTCACATACACAATGTCTACACAGTGTCTACAGCCATGTGTACACAGTCACATATACAGTGTCTACAGTCATGTGTACACAGTCACATATACAATGTCTACAATGTCTGAATTGTGTACACAGTCACATACACAGTGTCTACAGCCATGAGTACACAGTCACATATACAGTGTCTACAGTCATGTGTACACAGTCACATATACAATGTCTACAATGTCTGAATTGTGTACACAGTCACATACACAGTGTCTACAGCCATGAGTACACAGTCACATACACAATGTCTACAGTCATGTGTACACAGTCACATACACAATGTCTACAATGTCTGAATTGTGTACACAGTCACATACACAATGTCTACACAGTGTCTACAGCCATGAGTACAGTCACATACACAGTGTCTACAGCCATGAGTACAGTCACATACACAATGTCTACAGCCATGTGTACACAGTCACATACACAGTGTCTAGTCACATACAGTCTACACATGCACATACTGTCTACAGTGACACTACACCTGAACAATCTGTCTATGGTTATTCTAGAGGGAAATATTAACAGGAGCCTCGGAGCAAAGGGCAATGTATTTTCGTCCTTTTCCCTCATctcaaaaaatgtctttaactGGTGTCACAAGGCCTGTGTTTTACCAGTTATTACAGAGATAATCACACTGCATCCCGGGGGTTGGGGGAGTAGCTTCAAACACGGACTGGCATTTGTATGGGAGGGTCCTTCGACCTCCTAAATAAGCAAATCTTCAGCAGCATGCGAAAATCAAGTTGAGAAGACAGACATTGTGGCATTACAACCAGCTGTTGGTGTCATCCACCACAATTTACAAACTAATCTCAGTTAAATGTAGTTTACATCACATTGGCCCGCAGTGAgaacacctctctctctcattgtttttttttttttcctgtctatCAGGGCAAGTCTTGTCATAATATTTCGATGATGAGGGATGTTTTACAAGCACATGTAACATAATAATGTTTCCTGCTTTCTGGTTCACACAACAGCACATTACACGAAATTCTGCTTTCATCTGACATCCCCCTCGTGCTACATCCAGCTGCTAAATGTCACAAGACCTGGTCACAATGTTCCTGTTGCAAACAGCAACTTAAATcgtctttaaatgtttttcgcTCTCTGAAGATATTTATCCTTAGAGGGTTCAGTCTGCCACTGGCTCAACATCTTCGTTGACCGTACGCCTGACTGAACATATTGTCGAGGGCTTGTCTCTGGGACTAAATGGAGGATGGGGATGAATGTCCAAACAGCTATAACTGAAATGTTTCCAGGTCAGGAAGATCATCACTCAAAAGTTTATTGAAGCTGCaagacaaaaaagataaaaaaaaaaaggttaataaCTAATGCTGATATACAttctcagtaaaaaaaaatctgttttaaatagTAACAAGAaacaacctctctctctctctgttcattCTTTATCTTTCCGAGTATTCTGTCATAAAAAATATACCCAAATATAGTACACTcggaaaaaaatcttgatagTCTTTGTAATGTCATCTTTCATTCATCTTCAACCGATATCTCTCCATTATCTACGTCCATAAATTTATCTCAGATGTTTAATAGTCTTAGTCTCCATCATTACAACCGTGTATCATtacattgttattgttatttgtgaaaaatgcatggaacaaataaaaaaaagagagaaaatagatTCTTTTCTAAAGTTCTGAATTAAATCGTGGAGAAGGAGACTGTTCCACATTCAAAGATGCCATCCCCAGCCTCACCTGTCCTTCACAGACTCACTGCCCGAGGATGAGGATGCCAAGGACACTCTGCTCATTTCCGACAGCACCTTAAGGTCCCCTGACACGCAGGTCCACAGCTGAAAGggaatataattattattgttacatcaatcaacatagttgtcaatagttgtgattatagtcagttgactagtcagcctactcgtcttcctctgcagctTTATGACACCCTCTATCCTTAGTGTTTGTTCCCtcattcctctttgtgtcttctatgtttgtgtgcatagttgtttctcctttcatCCTTCGTATTGTTCATTTCTGCTTTTCCTATTAAGCGATGAAAGTATGCTCCTTCGTGAACCTGATATGCGCTATAtcaactattattataattataagtatTTTGACTACACTGGCTGCATACTGAAGATAAACAGATTTTGGCAAAAATCTTATTAGCGGTGAGAGGAGGAGAGTGGAATTAGTGTTTTAAGTCCAGCCACCATCGTTATTATCATGATCAGGTAGGCTGCCCTATAAAACAGATGGGACTGCTCCTTAATAACTTTTGAGTCGTCCCCTAACATTTatctggggtgggtgggtaggagcAGGAAGTGAGGTTTTAGAGATCACATCTTTCTCGAAGCCAGCTGTTTGTTGGTGCGGGATCATCTCCTCCATCTACCTTAgtttccccaaccctctatgtaGTCTGGTACCCACTGCCATCAGCTAGGTTGACTGGGGGAGGTTGGCAACATCAGCGCTGTAaccactcatttttttcttcattccctTCCCCCACCATAGCTGGATATTCGTAGAGCGATGGCGCTTTAGTAAATAGATATTCGTAGAATACCTTTAATCAGTGACAGTCGTGGAAAAATACTGGTGATATTTTTAGTCATAAAATGTTCGTAGAAATTCTGTTAGCGATGTGGATGTCCGTAGAAGGCCATTACGAGACTGAAGCTGTCTGCTAATAGCTGGGTGCTGGAGAAGGGCTGGGCAAACCTCATTGTCGTTTAGCATCGAAATTGCTGGCTGGCCACCGGCATGGTTATAGCATCACTCGTATCTGTGGTGAAATGGCAGCCTGGCCAAATGTATGGGTTCCACATCGTACTTACCTCGCTCAGAAGCTTCGAGAAGTTCTCGCTCTCGTCCTTGACTCTCAGCAGCTCGCTGTCCACCGCCTGGGCCGAGTCTAGTCGCTCACACAGCATCCTGCCACAACAAACAGCCAATCAGCTTCATCTCCTCCCCCAGTCACGTGGGGCTAGAACTGATGAGCTATCTGGACCCTGCTGAGAGAATTTGCAACATGTCGGGCTAACCCTTTTCCCAGAGTGCAACTATTCCACGAGcgcgcgtgcctgtgtgtgtgtgtccgtcccAGCAACACCCGATCAGACCGTAGTTGTTTCATGCACTGTGTGCACCAGGTTTCAAGAGTCTGCTGGTCGCACTAACACATGCTTACACTCAGAATAATCTGATTCGCTCAGCTATTTCGAAAGTCAACAAGATTTTGCATcaaaacagtcacgtgactaatcgACATCGGGCcgcagttttgaaaaaaaaaaagaaacacgacAAATTCAACTTAATGTCTTTCTCTCGATCAAGTAGAGCAGCATCAGAAACTCAGATTCAATACATTCATGGAAACTGTATTCATGAGGCGCATCCTGAAAGTTTCAGTGTAACAATTATTGGCATTAAACTATTTGGTGATTGCACCATAGACTAAGCACCTCTTCTACCATGTTAAAATTCGATGCTCAGGGTATTTGACTAACAGATACTGCAAATGATCTCACCCCCTACCAAATAGGTTATTCTGGAGACTCTCagcaattttatgaaaaatattgtttaggAGGTTGTAACGGTAATactataatattaataaaagcaTTCTATGACAATGACTAATTGTTTTAGCGGGCAGTCTTCATACCAACCATCACTGGGTTTATATTTTACACCAACAAGAGGACTGATAGGTGTGCTGGAAAGCTTTCATCAAAGGTGTCTTTAAACTGACTAAAGACATCGGTGTCCTACCGGAAGACATCTAGTGAGTTGGGTCCAGGCTCCTGATGAGACCAACATAGACGCCGACACTATCTACCCATAATACCCACACACAGCTTGCTAAAACATGTCATTACTGACAAGTTTCACTGTCATCGACATACATCATTGATGAAGGCAAGTCACCCATCACTTCTCATATTTCCGAGGATTAACGGGTAGCGGAGCGACCAACATCCGGGTCATTGCTCAAGTGCAGGATGGAGGCCTTAAACTTCCCCTTCCCTGTGATAGActccccagaaaaaaaaaacttttctgccAACGAAgttaaattgcaaaaaaaaagtaagcgcAAAATGTAACCATGGAAATTAGAAACAAACCAgcggttgtcttttttttttttcttcttaaagtgTTTTCGACTAGACAAAAGGTCGCAATGGCACTCGATCCAAAACTTGACCAGACAGAGTTTCAGCCTTGATATTTCGCAAGCTActgtcaacacttttttttttcttaccgtTTTAGAGAAGAAAATTCTTGCAGCAATTTCGACTTTGTCGCCAGAGTTTTCTGTAAATGCTTTATGCCTTCCGCACACAGTCTATTCATGACTTCCctggagaaaatgaagaaaagagcCAGATataaaaaaggacaaatttaTCTGCAATACTGATAAAACAGAAATCCGTAGCTGAAGGGAAAAACGGTTTACAATAGTCTTAAATCCATTTgaaaaactttctctctctcactctctcattaGTTCTTGATGGATATTTTCTTCCTATTTCGGCTTGTATATTCTCAGTATTTTAAGGTTTGTCATGCCATCAACAATGCAagcaaaaaaaggagaaatggTCTTTGAAAAGattgaaataattgttttattatttccttctttatttcttccttcttttctcctgttctcattttcttttccatgaGTCAAATCAAACCGTACCATtgcaaaatacaaagaaaatatttataccatttctctttttgttgtCCTTTGTTAATGGGTTATATGTTCATTTACTCTACCACACAGTTCCCTGTTTCCCTTATAtcctcaccctctctctctcagccttCCTCTACCTCCCTTTGGTTTCGCCCCCGTCCCCTTCACCACAGGTAATAACTTTGTCGGGCTCAGGTGGCTATGAACTTTGAACACTCTGAAGGCTGACCTTTGGCATTTAGAACAGTAGAACTTCCTATCCTTTACAGACGCTAACATAGTAAAGACAAAGTACACGAACCGTGAAGCCATGCCTAGCGATCTTCAAAATGATGAGTGTGGGAAATGTTCCGAATGTGATGAATGTGATGAATGTGGTAAAGGTGGTGTGGAGCTGAATGACCTACTCGATTGTCTCTAGACAAGAGGAATGAATCCCCAGACCCTCACCTGTCACCGGCGTGTTTGCCCTGTTCATCCTCCGTGAGaggtattttttctttccgttctcGAATCTTCTGCCAAGTGCTCTTGGCTAGGGCAAAGATGTTTTCTAACGCCCGTGCAGTCCTGTCAGACAATAGCAGAAACTGTATGAACCCCCGCAAAGCATACCGAGCGATAAACGAGACACATCCAGTCTTCTCTTAAGCTTCGTGAGATCGCTTTTAATCTCTAAAAAATGCTCAGTATACAAAATACCACATgtcaagttttttgtttgtacatgATCGTCTTCTTGCGTCTTAAAATAACACTTTAGAAGTATCTTAAAAGATTCAAACTAGTGCTAGACCtcctttttatttaacttgATTGCTGTGGTCGTCACTTGGGAAACCGGCTTTAGTGGCAACGTGTGAAGCCAGCTTTAGTCAGTGTCCTATGGAACTACAACACTTACCCGTCTCCGTCGCGCAAGAGAAAGCTGCAGGTGTTCTCAAAACCAGGTGGTTCCACAGTCTTTCTCACTTCATCTAGCTTGTATTTGATCTTCCATAACGACTCACGCAGCTGAAACGGTGAAAACATAAATCTTTAACTATATATCTACTCTATATCAGCATTGATTGCTAGGTTCATCTCTGTCACTCTCTcgctgtttctctctctctctctccagcatTGGCAAACTTAGCAACAGGAAGCCAACGAACCTtgccattaaaaacaaatgtcattaAGCTTTTTGGTAGCTATTTCATGACTTCAAGAAACTTCGGTAAATGTGAGTAAACAATTGCTGCTGTACACGTTAGCTATCCTGTTCTgctgtttatattgtttgttattgtagtAGTCTAGCGGTATAGCATACTTCTACAGGGCTAAGTGTGAAAaagcatgttttgtttataCTATCGCACTGGTAAACAACGATTTGTCATTGTCACTCTCTCGTCTCCAAATTCATCCACCTGTGTGCTTTCAAATGAGTTTGTAAAGGAGTGTCAGCAGGAGGACACACCTGTGTGCATAGTTGCTGAGCTTCCCTCAGTTTTTCGGCTCTTGTCTGAGCCCCGGCGGTCAGCCCGGAAGTGGTGTCCACGATCTGCGTCAGGACCCCAAGCCGGATCTGACGTTCCTGGCACGTGGCCGACAGCACGCGAAACCTCGTTTCCACTGTGGACACCACGAGGTCAAAGCAGTCCTGCAATAAGAACAATTATGTCTTCAAAACTCTCCACAAACATGAACATTGAGGGAATTCCATCCTCAAGACAGTTCTCAACGAGCACACCCAATGGGAGGTATAATTGGCTGCATCATCTTTTCACACTCGTTATTCTGAGCACAGAGCTAGACATCATTCTCCGAGTTCTAgctccatcatcatcacagccTTGACGATGCTAAGAGTGCCCGTGATGAGCAGACTTTAGAATTCTTTCTGCTTTCATATCGTGAACGGAAGGAGATTAATCCTTTCGAtttcttgaaattattattttagccAAGACATTTCAACAAAATGTTCGTACTGGTTGACCTTtgaagacatgcatgaaaagcACAAACAGCTTTGGAAACTGGCTGATGTCGCCTGCCACAAGGTTTCTATGGCGACGTGTGTCAGATATATTAGGAGGAGGACACTGAGTTCAATGACCACTCTCTTTAGAAACACGATATctgacactttcttttttggttgtgaaatttgaatttttctgtAAGAGAATTGTTGTAACTGATTTGCGTGTTTTCATCttggatttgtttttgtatggtctgtgtgtatgtctgtgtgtttgtgcgggAGAGAGTGGGGTAAGTGaaggtgtgcttgtgtatgttaGTCTGCACATGCATATGTttgcgtgtgtctgtgcgtgtgcgAGTGCGTGTGGTGCACAAGCCACCTCCTGTGTGACCAGACTCAAGAGAAATCAAAAGCCTTCGTTTAGAAATGGCGGCTGCTGGTAGAAGTGGCGAGAGGCCTGACACCTACCGGCACCGACACAGACTGCGTGATGTTGCCGGGTGAAGGATTACCTGAGCGCCAGAACTGCAGAGAAGAGGATGCTGGGAAGACGCTCGGCGCTGCTGGCTGCGCGGACAAGGTGATGGATATCCCGGCATACCCGAAATGCCGCTGTCACGTCGGCCTCGAGAGTGGCCCCCCTTGGCAGTGCCTGCGGAAGACCTGCACAGAGCCGACAGGAAGTGCTGTAGCATTCGGTGCGGGCGAGTACACGTAGGGCATGTGAACTAAAGTAGGGCAGAGACAGACATGGGAACAAAGATGCAGACaaatgaggaggaagaggaggaggatgtgggAGAAAAACGAGCTGGGAAAAATGTTGGCGAGCGGATGCTCTAGAGGTCCACATCCGCTCTATAACTGTTTCAGCTGTTCTTATCAATTATCTTCAAAATATATCTATGTATACACTGTACGTTTGTGCATTTATTAAACGAGAAATTGGgtccacaattttttttgcaATGATTAGGTAGAAATCAGTGCAAGATCAATTTCCCTACAACCTGAATGAATACCACCCCTTCATCAActgcagtaaaacaaaaaaaagacaaagaaatcagAGCCCCGCACATAGCCTTCACCCTAAACTTccatgatcatttttttttaaccttagtCTTCATCTGGCATGCTCTTCGTGCATCCCCCTGAGTTTCACCCTGTGCCCCTACATGGCCTTCACCTCACCTTGCGTGTCCTTGATGCAGCGCCCCTCTGACCCTCGGCGAGTGAGCAGCAGCAACGGTTGACAGATCTCCGTCTCCGGTAAGTCTTTCACCGACGCACGGCTGCTCAGCAAAATGGACAGAGGCTGCACTCTGTGGAAGAGGATCTGCTCCTCGGCCGGTACCTCTGTGTGGTAGGCCAGCCGGTCCTGCATCTCCGCCAAACTGCCACCCAGGATGGGAGACCACACTCGTTAGTCATCGATGTCAGGCCAGTCGTCAGCCACGGACCCCACCATCcatccccccaccaccacacacactcttaataggaaagaaagaaaaaaagaaggaaaaaagaagaaagcaaaaccaCTGAGGAGGAAGTCAGCAGGAAGAAGAGTTGGTCCCCTATCGCATTCTCAGTTCAGAATGATGGAATGAGTGATGAGCGGGTGGATTTGAAGGAGTGAAAAGGACTCGCACTTTTACCTTTGTTTAGGACGCAGGTACATCAGGAACTCGCGCCCGCACTCCGTGTCGCAGACGTGAAACCTGCGCATGCTCAGAATGACTTGGCTCTCGTCCAGGAAGGTGGCGAACGTCCACTGACGACTGGCGTCCGTCTCCGTCAGGTTCTGCAGCAGCGGGGTCACGACCTCGCGAAGACTCCTAAAGCAGATGAGGTGCAAGATTACAGAGGGACAAGTTACAAGCAGCTCACACACTGTGGACACACAACACATGTGTCCACACAGCTGACAGTGGGAACACAAGCTATGGACAGTCTGTGTAACATCTTTGATGACAGGTGTGAGACAGGTGTGCTGCACGATACTTTTCTCTAAAGAAACTTGCGATAGGGGTCGGTTTGGCCTCGACTGCAACAAGACATATGGCAACTGCTCTGAATGAATAACGTGCAGCATCACTTCAGGAGACTGTCCACAGGGCTGAAAATCTGGATATCGAGTtgtctgtaaaaataattatttatttatttttgtgaaactcATTGAGCTTGCCCTAACAGTAGGGATAAATCCTATACTAGCGACCTTTATTATACAGCCACaggataaaataaacatttacactcAGCTGGCACAAGCATTCACAGGTAAAACAGGGCACAAACTTACACAGAACATTATCCAGCGGTGCTACACTGGGGCAGCTACACTCGGGCACAAGCTCACCGAGGGATACTAACAAAGAATGGAGAATGACATCCGGACCAGTAATAAGTTTCAGGTTACACGGAATCAGTCGTGACCCGCAAGTGACTTTTAAACCagtaaaaaagtaatttttgtctagaaagaaacaaaaatcacaaatgcCAGTTCATAGATGGTTCGGTAAGATTAAATGGTAGTTTAGTTTGCGCGTGGGTgcctacagtgtgtgtgtgtggtggaggggtGCCTGTGTCCGTGCTATGTGAACCTGTGAACTTAAACGCTGACCAAGGTAAGTCATCTTCTTCTCAAGTTAGAAACACATTATAGGAAACAGTGGTGCCAAGCTGGCACACAGTATGAAAATATCGATATTAATCTCAGAACATCTCAGGGCGTGTTGTGAGTGGAAAGGtggctggggtgggggagacTATCACACTCGCTCAACTAACTCTGACCGGTTATGATGCCACAGGGAAATACCAAGAAGTTGGACCAGGATTTGTGGGAGTGGCAACGGCAGGGGACGAGAGGTCGGGGAAgggcttttaaagaaaatggagGAGACGGGGGACTTGGGCACGATTTGTAGTCATTTCTTCACTCACTCGGAGAGGCAGCAGTCTCCGGGCAGCTGTTTGCTCCACCTGAAGTCCCCGTCCATCGTCTGCTGCCCAGAGATGGCTCCCGCAGGCTTCTGGCATATCATGACCAGCCTGGAGAGAAAACGACGACCAGCTTGTAAACACCAACAGAAACTTTCATCAAGTCTTATTGTGCTCTGTCAGCCTGATCCGTTCTAGCAtttccttcatactttgaatAATTAAACGCCTAATTTAGTTTTAGAGACTTGAAAAGTAAAAATTCgtaaataaaagtttagaaaTGCTGTAGGATGTGGTATCTCTATCTGACATGCTCAAAATGGCCATGACAGGCACCGAAAAAATCATTGTCATAACATCAAGTCAATGGTCATTGTCACCATGACCCTTCACTAGACTTTGGTGACAATCAACCTTTCATCAAATAATGCATCATTGTCACCACCATCTCATGAAGGGTCATTCTCACCAAGGAAAGGTCACTGTCACCATCAAGTAGAGGGCAGGCGGGCACGTGATCAggaaaaatattcagttttacaaaaatgaaacaaaatgcaaataattATAAGTACCGAAACTCCCAAAGTCCTCTATTCCTTATACAAATAAAAGTCCACTTACATCGCCTTTCTATTGGCTCTTGCTCCACCAATGGGCTTAAACGGCACAGACGCCGTGATGGCGTGGTACAGCGTGCACCCCAGACTCCAGTAGTCTCCTGACAAGGAATTTATTCCACTGGGGTCAGGAGATTGACCTCCCCGAAAAAGGCGTGTTTGTAGAGTACAGGATGCTGTCGCACACAAACAAGTAGAGAAGATGAACACAAATTTCTACATTCGCGTATATTCATGACCACAAAGACATGAATGCTGCAACAACTTTTAAATGATTCTGAGTATCTATTCAAACTAGGACTTGCGGCAAAAACCCTCATATAcctttgtatatgtatatacacatgtgtATATTGCGAATTATGTTTAAAGGTGTTTTGTGATAAGAAAGGAAATATAGATAAAAGAGTTATCGAAACGAAATAGAAAAAAGGCAAACGGtgtacagaaaagaaagagtaaaggtATAGAAActaaatcgaaaaaaaaaaccgaaatgaaatataaaaatctgaATGCTTAAGAAGGAAGTTTGCGGAATACTCCTCCATAACACAAGTATTCCGCCATattctgtacacaaacacatgaataagagaaggatgaacaagtAGCAGCTGACCAGGTACTCCTCAGTTCCAACAATCGAATGTGTTTCTTCGTTTTCTGCTGCGGTGCGGCTGGTCCCGAAATCCGACAGTTTGTATTCAACCCTGACGTCACAACAGACAGATACGTATTAGGACGCCAGATATGACGATTGCAACGTCACTGTATGACGTCATCACAAGGTGGTGGTTACAGTGCAGTGATCAGAACGGACGACAcaactctccctctctctcacacacacacacacgcacacatatacgttttttttttctttccttcctttacaatgctgacagaaggaaaaataaaggcGCAGTAACTAATTGGTAACCGACTGTGCAAGTCTGGGATCTTACTTTCCACTGGGTACCACGTGACGTAGGATGTTGCCCGGTTTGATGTCGCGATGTACGAAACCTTTAGAGCGAAGGTAACTGATGGCCTCCACTGCAAAAGTTAATTCCTTCAGTAACTATAAGTGGCAAGAGGACcactgtaaattaaaaacaaatgttttcaagtaTAACAGTCACCAAAATGGCTTtgatcacagaaaaaaatgtttaacttaCTTcatagaaagaaatgttttcctAGCCATGTCAAACAAGTATGCAAATCATGGTAAGCAATTTCTAAATAGGTTAAAACAAATGCTTAAAGACGTACCCATGTCTGAGAAAAGCAGGAGGAACTCCCTGTCATCGATTCCCCTGGCATTTTCTGGCTGTTGCAGGTGCGTCAGCAGACTTCCGCCATTACAGtactccatcaccaccaccggCAACCCCGATGACTCCTGCAGTCACAACATACTGGTC
Protein-coding regions in this window:
- the LOC112572060 gene encoding LOW QUALITY PROTEIN: putative uncharacterized protein FLJ46204 (The sequence of the model RefSeq protein was modified relative to this genomic sequence to represent the inferred CDS: substituted 2 bases at 2 genomic stop codons), which produces MYSVYSHVYTVTYTMSTMSELCTQSHTQCLQCLQTSHIHNVYRHEYTVTYTMSTQCLQPCVHSHIYSVYSHVYTVTYTMSTMSELCTQSHTQCLQPXVHSHIYSVYSHVYTVTYTMSTMSELCTQSHTQCLQPXVHSHIHNVYSHVYTVTYTMSTMSELCTQSHTQCLHSVYSHEYSHIHSVYSHEYSHIHNVYSHVYTVTYTVSSHIQSTHAHTVYSDTTPEQSVYGYSRGKY
- the LOC112572061 gene encoding uncharacterized protein LOC112572061; the protein is MICQKPAGAISGQQTMDGDFRWSKQLPGDCCLSESLREVVTPLLQNLTETDASRQWTFATFLDESQVILSMRRFHVCDTECGREFLMYLRPKQRGTGRGADPLPQSAASVHFAEQPCVGERLTGDGDLSTVAAAHSPRVRGALHQGHARSSAGTAKGGHSRGRRDSGISGMPGYPSPCPRSQQRRASSQHPLLCSSGAQDCFDLVVSTVETRFRVLSATCQERQIRLGVLTQIVDTTSGLTAGAQTRAEKLREAQQLCTQLRESLWKIKYKLDEVRKTVEPPGFENTCSFLLRDGDGTARALENIFALAKSTWQKIRERKEKIPLTEDEQGKHAGDREVMNRLCAEGIKHLQKTLATKSKLLQEFSSLKRMLCERLDSAQAVDSELLRVKDESENFSKLLSELWTCVSGDLKVLSEMSRVSLASSSSGSESVKDSFNKLLSDDLPDLETFQL